In a single window of the Terriglobus roseus genome:
- a CDS encoding endonuclease MutS2, translating to MADITPLRETSAAALEWTRLRDHLAGRTQSPLGRARVMALEPSRDIHGIERAQNLTAELRVYLGGGGTLGFQGLFDADVLLDKARIPNAALEPLELRRIAELAELIADWRNIVTEPPDYIAGKWPTITALSHPVMMANYYKLLQAISGKIEADGTLADSASPELARIRKAMDRQHKAIEESLRRQLRAVSDAGGTQEDLITIRGERFVIPVKAEFRRKVPGVVHGSSSSGQTVFVEPMETIEFNNELVRLMDEEQSEIHRILIAMTQAVGEQAGSLSRGTEVLAEVEAHFAYAKFAQDLDCVRPVFTDGKPHSDDAALSFEAARHPMLELRMRSEKAHGSSPSKIVPLTLGLPGIAKQLIISGPNTGGKTVALKTVGLLALMAQAGLPVPARVARLPIFAAVYADIGDAQSIERNLSTFSAHISHVNQIAREADPRSLVLLDELGSATDPEEGAALAVAISERFLTMGAWSMITTHLTSLKIYAAKHDGVVNAAVGFDERTLAPTYELRMGVPGASSGINIAERLGLDAGMIRAARASVTTQSADIARFLDELHTQLTAVGKERAEIRAREIAVERERQRLESEGKVEQRQRARELEVKLGSLMKEFEAQMRESVKGIEDKTAQRKASAESDRRIARLKREFQESFNQVVVSHVSGADRKLPSAQPHVVREVSVGDTVMLKSMGREAKVDRVIDAKTFEVSIGPMKMRVPKDDISHVTVPAPKQSPIQAASKRGINVVAREPDMVPGEINVIGRTADEARDEVERFLDQAFLAGRPSVRVVHGTGMGILRRSLREYLKKHPHVIGVTEPPYNEGGQGATLVELRN from the coding sequence ATGGCGGATATCACTCCATTGCGCGAGACCAGCGCCGCCGCGCTGGAATGGACTCGCCTTCGCGACCATCTGGCTGGTCGCACCCAATCACCGCTTGGCCGCGCCCGTGTCATGGCGCTGGAGCCCTCGCGCGACATCCATGGCATTGAGCGTGCCCAGAACCTGACCGCAGAACTCCGCGTCTACCTGGGCGGTGGCGGCACCCTTGGCTTTCAGGGACTCTTCGACGCGGACGTTCTGCTCGACAAGGCACGCATCCCCAATGCCGCGCTGGAGCCGCTGGAACTGCGCCGGATTGCCGAACTGGCCGAACTGATCGCCGACTGGCGCAACATCGTCACGGAGCCACCCGACTACATCGCAGGCAAGTGGCCGACGATCACCGCGCTGTCGCATCCCGTGATGATGGCGAACTACTACAAGCTGCTGCAGGCGATAAGCGGCAAAATCGAGGCGGATGGCACGCTCGCGGACTCCGCATCGCCCGAACTCGCGCGGATTCGTAAGGCGATGGACCGCCAGCACAAGGCCATTGAGGAGAGTTTGCGCCGCCAGTTGCGTGCTGTCAGCGATGCCGGCGGGACGCAGGAAGACCTGATCACCATCCGTGGCGAGCGCTTCGTCATACCCGTCAAGGCAGAGTTCCGTCGCAAAGTTCCTGGCGTTGTTCACGGCTCCTCATCGTCCGGCCAGACCGTCTTCGTTGAGCCGATGGAAACCATCGAGTTCAACAACGAACTCGTCCGGCTGATGGATGAGGAACAATCCGAGATCCATCGGATCCTCATCGCGATGACGCAGGCCGTCGGCGAGCAGGCAGGTTCGCTCTCGCGCGGTACCGAGGTGCTGGCGGAGGTGGAAGCACACTTTGCGTATGCCAAATTCGCGCAGGATCTGGATTGTGTTCGACCAGTCTTTACCGATGGCAAACCGCACAGCGACGATGCTGCGTTGAGCTTTGAAGCCGCGCGACACCCCATGCTGGAGCTGCGCATGCGGTCGGAGAAGGCCCACGGTTCCTCGCCATCGAAGATCGTGCCGCTGACGCTTGGCCTGCCCGGCATCGCAAAGCAACTCATCATCAGCGGACCCAACACCGGCGGTAAGACCGTCGCGCTGAAGACCGTAGGGCTGCTGGCGCTGATGGCGCAGGCTGGTCTGCCTGTCCCGGCACGCGTGGCACGTCTGCCAATATTTGCCGCAGTCTATGCGGACATCGGTGATGCTCAGTCGATCGAGCGCAACCTGTCCACGTTCTCCGCGCACATCTCCCACGTCAACCAGATCGCTCGGGAGGCCGATCCGCGTTCGCTGGTGCTGCTGGACGAACTCGGCTCCGCGACCGACCCGGAAGAGGGCGCGGCACTGGCCGTGGCCATCAGCGAACGCTTCCTGACCATGGGCGCGTGGAGCATGATCACCACGCACCTTACGTCGCTGAAAATCTATGCCGCAAAGCATGATGGTGTGGTGAATGCCGCCGTGGGCTTCGACGAACGCACGCTGGCGCCGACCTACGAACTGCGCATGGGCGTGCCTGGCGCGTCGAGCGGCATCAACATCGCGGAACGTCTCGGTCTCGACGCCGGCATGATCCGTGCCGCGCGCGCTTCAGTGACAACACAGTCCGCAGACATCGCCCGTTTTCTCGACGAACTCCACACACAGCTGACTGCTGTCGGCAAGGAACGCGCGGAGATTCGTGCACGCGAGATCGCGGTGGAGCGCGAACGTCAGCGCCTGGAATCCGAAGGCAAGGTGGAGCAGCGTCAGCGTGCGCGTGAGCTTGAGGTGAAGCTCGGCTCCCTGATGAAGGAGTTCGAAGCTCAGATGCGCGAGAGCGTGAAGGGCATCGAGGACAAGACTGCGCAGCGCAAGGCAAGCGCCGAGTCGGATCGCCGCATTGCTCGCCTGAAGCGCGAGTTCCAGGAGAGCTTCAACCAGGTCGTCGTCTCGCACGTCTCCGGCGCTGACAGGAAGCTTCCCTCCGCGCAGCCTCACGTGGTGCGCGAAGTTTCGGTGGGGGACACGGTCATGCTGAAGTCCATGGGCCGCGAGGCAAAGGTGGATCGCGTGATCGACGCGAAGACCTTCGAGGTCTCCATCGGTCCCATGAAGATGCGTGTGCCGAAGGACGATATCTCACACGTCACCGTACCCGCGCCAAAGCAGTCCCCGATCCAGGCAGCAAGCAAGCGCGGCATCAACGTCGTCGCACGCGAGCCCGACATGGTGCCGGGTGAAATCAACGTGATCGGCCGCACGGCAGACGAAGCGCGTGACGAGGTCGAACGCTTTCTGGACCAGGCGTTCCTGGCGGGCCGGCCCTCGGTGCGTGTCGTTCATGGTACCGGTATGGGCATCCTGCGCCGCAGCCTGCGCGAATATCTGAAGAAGCATCCGCACGTCATCGGCGTCACCGAGCCGCCGTATAACGAAGGCGGCCAGGGTGCGACGCTGGTGGAGCTACGGAACTAA
- a CDS encoding DUF2235 domain-containing protein, whose translation MAKKIILCADGTWNAPAGVDDKSGGTNVWKLYCAIPDTPDQLKFYDSGVGTMGSPIDHITGGAMGQGLFEKVQDCYSYLSHVHDPGDRIYLFGFSRGAYTARSVGGMIAGFGVPTKNLSNATTPEIFAAYRERDPQKRAALKAKVTTDYGLQPVTIAMVGVWDTVGALGIPGAIFHFLNENEYGFLDTKLSDCVSKAYHAISIDERRSAFQPTLWTDPEGGFLKNSERVEQVWFTGVHCDVGGSYPEAQLADITLGWMMHKAIENGIELLPSANKYLEVDVPHHAGPAHDEWKLVPWGLAKHREIPAGSHLANSVYLRCNDPADPKYRPSNLTWDADSLKGYETTQVLPYKKPVWS comes from the coding sequence ATGGCAAAGAAGATCATCCTGTGTGCGGACGGTACATGGAACGCTCCTGCGGGAGTGGACGACAAAAGCGGCGGGACAAACGTCTGGAAGCTCTACTGCGCTATACCCGACACGCCGGATCAGCTGAAGTTCTACGACAGCGGCGTCGGAACCATGGGCAGTCCTATCGATCACATCACCGGCGGAGCCATGGGCCAGGGTCTGTTTGAGAAGGTGCAGGATTGCTATTCTTACCTCTCTCACGTCCACGATCCTGGCGACAGGATCTACCTCTTCGGCTTCAGTCGCGGCGCCTATACCGCACGCAGCGTCGGCGGCATGATTGCTGGCTTCGGTGTCCCCACCAAAAACCTGTCCAATGCCACCACGCCAGAGATCTTCGCGGCGTACCGCGAGCGCGATCCGCAGAAGCGCGCCGCCCTGAAGGCCAAGGTAACCACGGACTACGGTCTGCAGCCGGTCACCATCGCAATGGTTGGCGTGTGGGATACCGTTGGCGCTCTCGGCATTCCAGGCGCGATATTCCACTTCTTGAACGAGAACGAGTACGGCTTTCTGGATACAAAGCTCAGCGACTGTGTCTCGAAGGCTTACCACGCCATCAGCATTGATGAACGCCGCTCAGCCTTCCAGCCCACACTATGGACTGACCCTGAAGGCGGCTTCCTGAAGAACAGCGAACGTGTCGAGCAGGTATGGTTTACCGGCGTTCACTGCGATGTCGGCGGCAGCTACCCGGAGGCGCAGCTCGCCGACATCACACTGGGATGGATGATGCACAAGGCCATCGAGAACGGCATCGAGCTACTTCCAAGCGCAAACAAATACCTGGAGGTCGATGTCCCGCATCATGCCGGTCCCGCGCACGATGAGTGGAAACTGGTGCCCTGGGGCCTCGCGAAACACCGCGAGATTCCTGCGGGATCGCACCTTGCGAACAGCGTCTATCTGCGTTGCAACGACCCGGCCGATCCGAAGTATCGTCCCAGCAATCTAACGTGGGATGCCGATTCCCTGAAGGGCTACGAGACCACCCAGGTGCTGCCCTACAAGAAACCGGTGTGGAGTTAG
- the hemB gene encoding porphobilinogen synthase, which translates to MHFPVTRMRRLRRTSAMRSLVQETFLQPSQLIYPLFLCPGEGVRKPISSMPGVFNLSIDQALKEAAECAALGIGGLLLFGLPESKDAEGSGAWVEDGIVQQGLRALKADASLSSLVLIADTCLCEYTSHGHCGPLEGEGAACTVNNDATLPLLAKAAVSQARAGADIVAPSDMMDGRVAAIREALDQSGFAETPIMSYAAKFASAFYGPFREAADSTPQAGDRRGYQMQSANIREAMREIELDVAEGADMLLAKPAGPYLDVIRATRERFDLPLGAYQVSGEYSMMHAAFERGWLDRDRTMLESLLAIRRAGADFIVTYFAKDAAMLLG; encoded by the coding sequence ATGCACTTTCCTGTTACCCGGATGCGCCGTCTTCGCCGTACCTCAGCCATGCGGTCGCTGGTGCAGGAGACCTTCCTACAGCCTTCGCAACTGATCTACCCCCTGTTCTTGTGCCCGGGCGAGGGTGTGCGGAAGCCCATCAGCAGCATGCCGGGCGTCTTCAACCTGTCGATCGATCAGGCGCTGAAAGAAGCGGCTGAGTGCGCTGCGCTTGGCATTGGCGGGCTGCTGCTCTTTGGCCTGCCCGAGAGCAAGGATGCGGAAGGCAGCGGCGCGTGGGTTGAGGACGGCATCGTGCAGCAGGGCCTGCGCGCACTGAAAGCGGATGCATCCCTGAGTTCGCTGGTGCTGATCGCCGACACCTGTCTGTGCGAGTACACCAGCCATGGTCATTGCGGTCCGCTGGAAGGCGAGGGCGCTGCCTGCACCGTAAATAATGATGCGACCCTGCCCTTGCTGGCGAAGGCGGCTGTCTCCCAGGCTCGAGCCGGCGCCGACATCGTCGCTCCGAGCGACATGATGGATGGACGTGTGGCCGCGATCCGGGAAGCCCTGGATCAGTCAGGCTTTGCCGAAACGCCCATCATGAGCTACGCCGCGAAGTTTGCCAGCGCCTTCTACGGCCCCTTCCGCGAAGCAGCCGATTCGACTCCGCAGGCGGGCGATCGTCGCGGCTACCAGATGCAGAGCGCGAACATTCGCGAAGCGATGCGCGAGATCGAGCTCGACGTGGCCGAGGGCGCGGACATGCTGCTGGCCAAGCCTGCCGGGCCTTACCTGGATGTAATCCGCGCGACGCGCGAACGGTTTGATCTGCCCCTGGGCGCCTACCAGGTCAGCGGCGAATACAGCATGATGCATGCTGCGTTCGAGCGTGGCTGGCTGGACCGCGATCGCACGATGCTCGAGAGTCTACTCGCAATCCGCCGTGCCGGCGCGGACTTCATCGTGACGTACTTCGCGAAGGATGCCGCGATGCTCCTGGGCTAA
- a CDS encoding TonB-dependent receptor, translating to MYSSRFLAKSLFAASITIPLALSAVAQSDSASLSGTVTDASGALVPNAKATIHSDATGADSVVTTNASGNFTVPNVRPGSYTIKIEVPGFQTTTLNAVNVDPSIGKHVDISMKVGDAGTSVSVEANINTVQTESAVVGQLVTQEQVKSIQLNGRNPLYLAQLEPGVVRNSPMASFSFGLDNGLNIGGSRSQESIITLDGAPMVRTRSNGTSVGVADVDSTSQVQILSSSYQAEYGRTAGGQVRMVPKSGTQQFHATAYEYLRNNFFNANTWQRKLPTNALNIQQHPAAFRYNQFGYNINGPLFIPKVFNKSKEHLFFLFAQEFVKYNNADTVFRKVPTLLMRQGDYSELLGQNIFYGTPQQIYDPNTGTNYTGNKIPTAQLSANGTGLLNAFPTPNASGSNYNWVDADTERQTQRKDTLVVDYVPAEAHRLRLSILNYNYYDYSPHYGNFNRNPRIFTRPNQIGVFHYQWTISPSMVNEAVVSAASDHVTIDIDKSSGLYDRTRYGINYPFLYSAATKTIPNKIPTVQLTGFDLLDGGPYPSRSGGIVYSFADNLTKVWGNHTTKFGFVAEYAGENNFDQITVSNTPGSTNNQNGKFTFTDLRGLSGTRPRGEAGVAAANASLGLFDSYGEIGQRSYTLYRAWMYEGFAQDAWHVSPNLVIEAGVRYSFYNPYYAKWGNQSVFSQTDYNAGNAASVNRLTGVVTGTDQQRLNGVVIPGSGFPSSANGHVAPEILANGYAYLFRGYSSQYSPTVKTNIQPRFGITYQAHPGTVIRAGGGRYVQRLGITDNVFTGGNTPFQPSSTVQLGSADAPGGVGTNNFPLNYSSQAYNYPSPEAYNWNLTLEQELPVGILTVAYAGRKGIHLEEILNVNQLQPGTVQANPGVNQDALRPYKGFSNINQATNGGASNYHSLQVNLRRRLTKGLLFGVAYTWSKAMDFGSANGTNLPNAYDKNGFYGLSDFDRRHVFLANLVYNIDQFNHSTHFINRAAFGHWQFSGTAQAQTGAPLSVTTTTDFAGVGPGSGNQLVPLVHRMQTLKSFAGQSGSSPWFDTSAYPATRTNAFLLSNYAGQFAPRGSRNQIVGPGFQSYSAALNKSWTLAPGHENAQLTFRAESFNFLNKPSADNPDLTFTSGTFGQSKTKGGTYDLARQFQFSLRVSF from the coding sequence ATGTATAGCTCACGATTCCTCGCGAAGTCGCTGTTTGCGGCTTCGATCACTATCCCGCTCGCGCTCAGTGCGGTGGCCCAATCGGATAGCGCGTCGCTGTCCGGTACGGTCACGGATGCTTCCGGCGCCCTTGTCCCGAATGCGAAGGCGACGATTCACAGCGACGCCACCGGTGCGGACAGCGTCGTTACCACGAACGCCAGCGGTAACTTCACTGTTCCAAATGTCCGTCCGGGTTCCTACACGATCAAGATTGAAGTCCCGGGCTTCCAGACAACTACTCTGAACGCCGTCAACGTTGACCCGAGCATCGGTAAGCACGTTGACATCAGCATGAAGGTCGGCGACGCCGGCACCTCGGTGAGCGTCGAAGCCAATATCAACACCGTTCAAACCGAGAGCGCCGTTGTTGGTCAGCTGGTCACGCAGGAACAGGTCAAGAGCATCCAGCTCAATGGCCGTAATCCGCTGTACCTCGCCCAGTTGGAACCTGGCGTCGTACGGAACTCTCCGATGGCATCCTTCTCGTTCGGGCTGGACAATGGGCTGAACATCGGCGGATCGCGCAGCCAGGAAAGCATCATCACACTGGACGGAGCACCGATGGTGCGTACCCGTTCGAACGGTACCAGCGTCGGTGTTGCAGACGTTGACTCCACGTCCCAGGTGCAGATCCTTTCCAGCAGCTACCAGGCTGAGTATGGCCGCACGGCGGGTGGTCAGGTGCGTATGGTGCCCAAGAGCGGCACACAGCAGTTTCACGCGACGGCCTATGAATACCTGCGTAACAACTTCTTCAACGCAAACACCTGGCAGCGCAAACTGCCAACGAACGCGCTGAATATTCAGCAGCATCCTGCGGCCTTCCGCTACAACCAGTTCGGTTACAACATCAACGGACCGCTATTCATTCCCAAGGTCTTCAACAAGAGCAAAGAGCACCTGTTCTTCCTGTTCGCGCAGGAGTTCGTCAAGTACAACAACGCGGACACTGTCTTCCGCAAAGTACCGACTCTGCTGATGAGGCAAGGCGACTATAGCGAGTTGCTTGGACAGAACATCTTCTACGGCACGCCGCAGCAGATCTACGATCCGAACACGGGGACAAACTACACGGGCAACAAGATCCCGACCGCGCAGCTCAGCGCGAACGGTACGGGTCTGCTGAATGCCTTCCCCACTCCTAATGCGAGTGGCAGCAACTATAACTGGGTCGACGCCGACACAGAACGACAGACGCAACGCAAGGACACGCTCGTGGTGGACTATGTACCGGCCGAAGCGCACCGTTTGCGTCTATCGATCCTGAACTACAACTACTACGACTACTCGCCGCACTACGGCAACTTCAACCGCAACCCACGCATCTTCACCCGTCCGAATCAGATCGGTGTCTTCCATTACCAGTGGACGATTTCACCATCCATGGTGAACGAAGCTGTTGTGTCGGCTGCATCGGATCACGTGACGATCGATATCGATAAGTCATCCGGACTGTATGACCGCACACGCTACGGCATCAATTATCCGTTCCTGTATTCTGCCGCGACCAAGACCATTCCAAACAAGATCCCGACAGTTCAGTTGACCGGATTCGATCTGTTGGATGGCGGCCCCTATCCGTCGCGGTCCGGCGGCATCGTGTACAGCTTTGCTGACAACCTGACGAAGGTCTGGGGAAATCACACCACGAAGTTTGGCTTTGTTGCGGAGTACGCGGGTGAGAACAATTTCGATCAGATCACCGTTTCGAACACGCCAGGATCAACGAACAATCAGAACGGTAAATTTACGTTCACTGATTTGCGTGGTCTGAGCGGAACGCGTCCTCGCGGTGAGGCGGGTGTTGCCGCTGCGAACGCTTCGCTCGGCCTGTTCGATTCTTACGGCGAAATAGGCCAGCGCTCTTACACCCTGTATCGCGCCTGGATGTATGAAGGCTTCGCTCAGGATGCATGGCATGTCTCTCCCAACCTGGTCATCGAAGCAGGCGTTCGTTACAGCTTCTACAACCCCTACTACGCTAAGTGGGGCAATCAGTCGGTCTTCAGCCAGACGGATTACAACGCGGGCAATGCGGCATCTGTGAACCGGCTTACCGGTGTTGTTACCGGTACGGACCAGCAGAGACTCAACGGCGTTGTGATTCCCGGCAGTGGCTTTCCATCGAGCGCGAATGGTCACGTCGCACCTGAAATCCTTGCAAACGGGTATGCCTATCTGTTCCGCGGCTATAGCAGCCAGTACTCACCCACGGTAAAGACCAACATCCAGCCGCGCTTCGGCATCACCTACCAGGCACATCCGGGTACAGTGATTCGGGCAGGTGGCGGTCGGTATGTGCAGCGCCTCGGCATCACGGACAATGTCTTCACGGGGGGCAACACCCCCTTCCAGCCATCGTCCACGGTGCAGTTGGGATCGGCGGATGCACCTGGCGGCGTGGGAACGAATAACTTCCCGTTGAACTACTCTTCGCAGGCCTACAACTATCCCAGCCCCGAAGCCTACAACTGGAACCTGACGCTCGAGCAGGAACTCCCCGTGGGTATTCTTACGGTCGCGTATGCCGGCCGCAAGGGCATCCACCTGGAAGAAATCCTCAACGTAAATCAGCTGCAGCCTGGAACTGTGCAGGCAAACCCTGGCGTCAACCAGGATGCCCTGCGCCCCTATAAGGGCTTCAGCAATATCAACCAGGCAACGAATGGTGGCGCATCCAACTATCACTCGCTGCAAGTAAACCTCCGCCGCCGGCTCACCAAGGGTCTGCTGTTCGGCGTGGCGTACACCTGGTCGAAGGCGATGGATTTCGGCTCCGCGAACGGTACCAACCTGCCAAACGCGTATGACAAGAATGGCTTCTACGGCCTCAGCGACTTTGATCGCCGTCATGTCTTTCTTGCCAACCTGGTCTACAACATCGACCAGTTCAACCACAGCACTCACTTCATAAACCGCGCGGCTTTTGGCCACTGGCAGTTCTCCGGCACAGCCCAGGCCCAGACGGGAGCTCCGCTGAGCGTTACCACGACGACCGATTTCGCAGGTGTGGGACCGGGTTCCGGCAATCAGCTTGTACCGCTTGTCCACCGGATGCAAACCTTGAAGTCCTTTGCGGGACAATCAGGGTCCTCGCCTTGGTTTGATACATCGGCCTACCCGGCAACGCGAACGAACGCGTTCCTGTTGTCGAACTATGCCGGACAGTTCGCACCACGTGGAAGCCGCAACCAGATCGTCGGACCCGGCTTTCAGAGCTACAGCGCAGCTCTGAACAAGAGCTGGACCCTCGCCCCGGGACACGAAAACGCACAACTGACCTTCCGTGCTGAATCGTTCAACTTCCTGAACAAACCAAGCGCTGACAACCCTGACCTGACGTTCACGTCCGGAACGTTTGGACAAAGCAAGACCAAAGGCGGCACCTACGATCTGGCGCGTCAGTTCCAGTTCAGCCTCCGGGTCAGCTTCTAA